A stretch of the Uranotaenia lowii strain MFRU-FL chromosome 3, ASM2978415v1, whole genome shotgun sequence genome encodes the following:
- the LOC129758536 gene encoding uncharacterized protein LOC129758536 — MVVFDEIKLLFPAVDLKTLSYEDISKKLKERYDKKDSELHAYCRFINRKQGPNESNENFILAVKLLAEACEFDGYRDRAIRNKLVMGVLDKDLRRRLFNEENLTLKTTERMLKSSERNLDNDRFMDAENINSVKFRLGDRQERRDSRGLERRSTFRGRSQSRDFGRSERYNPFNRSPSGSRFKSKGRYANFKCNYCGEMGHVWKSCFERKRKQRSMVNFVDDKPRETPRENVHDYFKRLRVDYSSSDESDCSGSARDLGPQGADQKSAN, encoded by the exons ATGGTAGTTTTCGATGAGATAAAGCTACTTTTTCCGGCCgttgatttaaaaactttaagcTATGAGGACATTTCTAAGAAATTAAAGGAAAGATACGATAAGAAAGATTCGGAGTTGCATGCGTATTGCAGATTTATTAACAGAAAGCAGGGACCCAacgaatcaaacgaaaattttattttggcgGTTAAGCTATTGGCTGAAGCGTGTGAATTTGATGGCTACCGAGACAGAGCCATCAGGAATAAGCTGGTAATGGGGGTCCTGGATAAAGATCTCAGAAGAAGGTTGTTCAATGAAGagaatttaactttgaagacgACTGAGAGGATGCTGAAAAGCTCCGAAAGGAATTTAGATAACGACCGATTTATGGATGCAGAGAATATTAATTCGGTAAAATTTAGGTTAGGTGATAGACAGGAACGACGGGATTCAAGAGGCCTAGAAAGAAGATCAACTTTTAGAGGCAGGTCACAAAGTCGGGACTTTGGTAGGTCCGAAAGATATAATCCGTTCAACAGATCACCATCAGGAAGCCGTTTCAAGTCGAAAGGCCGCTatgcaaatttcaaatgcaaCTATTGTGGCGAGATGGGTCATGTATGGAAATCGTGTTTTGAAAGGAAGAGGAAACAGAGAAGCATGGTCAATTTTGTTGATGATAAGCCTAGAGAGACGCCCAGGGAGAACGTTCACGACTATTTTAAGAGACTGAGGGTCGACTACAGCAGCAGCGATGAGTCAG ATTGCTCTGGGAGCGCACGTGATCTCGGCCCACAGGGGGCAGATCAAAAGAGCGCAAACTGA
- the LOC129754316 gene encoding peptide-N(4)-(N-acetyl-beta-glucosaminyl)asparagine amidase — translation MATLLNESLVLALERSNPKDSYVAGAETLLRLLDNIIREPGNEKYRSIRLENKTIKEKLLSVKGMKQLMLEMGYVEKNGTLTLPSNVIIAKIRKYRDFIHERKDSVQNPPSTSSGTGSQVDTKLIELVKPSTAAFKPIEPRIRAGAAFHRRIAFPKIISSRNAFLQQLELLSDQVMQYEDKQLLESARSMVPMEKLRERAKEKLRKAQKLIKAGTYPESDEPWMVDLILEELVSWFKADFFRWINTLPCSICGNEKTQQVSSGVEDGVRVEVYQCCDQQRRFYRYNDVEKLLHTRCGRCGEWANCFTFLCRALGYEARFVFSTGDHVWTEVYSERKRKWIHVDPCENAIDSPLMYEHGWKKEIAYVFAFSREDIQDVTWRYSNDHSKVLKRRNSCTEKELLETILKLREKRRERVSAPRMFYLRKRTLEECLQLISTRPANQAELEGRSSGSMEWRLQRGEQKLNTFYIFIPNEAEIRTKQFNIRYSCTKDTYQRFIKEPSNSQLTIVESIKNWQSCQFTSENIFRKEEHDWKMVYLARTEGTAEAFISWKFDFSIQGMKVKNVQLKLGTQIYEGAKIDIAYLKEDGTRVSSLQELAGVGKFTIRAHLSGGKMWQHAQIFRQGKYDDGYPFELNVQFM, via the exons ATGGCGACCCTGCTGAACGAATCGCTGGTCCTGGCGTTGGAGCGATCCAACCCCAAGGACAGCTACGTGGCTGGAGCCGAAACCTTGCTCCGGTTATTGGACAACATCATCCGGGAACCAGGGAACGAAAAGTACCGCTCGATCCGGCTGGAAAACAAAACCATCAAGGAAAAGCTGCTCTCGGTCAAGGGCATGAAGCAGCTGATGCTGGAAATGGG ATACGTGGAAAAAAATGGTACGCTAACGCTACCATCGAACGTAATCATTGCGAAGATAAGAAAGTATCGAGACTTTATCCATGAACGGAAGGATTCCGTACAGAATCCTCCTTCGACTAGTTCCGGTACTGGCAGTCAAGTGGATACAAAACTAATTGAGCTGGTTAAACCGAGCACAGCGGCATTCAAGCCAATCGAGCCTCGCATACGTGCTGGTGCAGCATTTCATCGTAGGATAGCTTTTCCAAAGATCATCAGCTCTCGTAATGCGTTTCTACAGCAGTTGGAGCTGCTTTCGGATCAGGTGATGCAGTACGAAGATAAGCAATTGCTGGAGAGCGCAAGGAGCATGGTGCCGATGGAAAAACTCCGTGAACGAGCCAAAGAAAAGCTAAGAAAAGCCCAGAAGCTGATAAAGGCAGGGACGTACCCTGAAAGTGATGAGCCTTGGATGGTTGATCTGATTCTGGAAGAACTGGTGAGCTGGTTCAAGGCGGATTTCTTTCGATGGATAAATACGTTGCCCTGTTCGATCTGTGGAAATGAGAAAACTCAACAGGTGAGCAGTGGTGTCGAAGACGGTGTGCGGGTGGAAGTTTATCAATGTTGTGACCAACAGAGGCGATTCTACAGGTACAATGATGTGGAGAAATTGCTTCACACTAGATGTGGTCGTTGCGGAGAATGGGCTAACTGTTTTACATTCCTGTGCCGGGCTTTGGGCTACGAAGCACGTTTTGTATTTTCCACGGGTGACCACGTTTGGACCGAAGTTTATTCGGAACGGAAACGAAAATGGATTCACGTTGACCCCTGTGAAAACGCCATCGATTCACCTCTGATGTATGAGCATGGTTGGAAAAAAGAGATCGCGTATGTTTTTGCTTTCTCTCGCGAAGACATTCAAGACGTCACCTGGAGATACTCTAATGATCACTCGAAGGTGTTAAAACGGAGAAACAGCTGCACTGAGAAGGAGCTTCTcgagacaattttgaaattgcgAGAAAAACGAAGAGAAAGAGTATCGGCACCGAGGATGTTCTATCTTAGAAAAAGGACACTAGAAGAATGTCTTCAACTCATCAGCACAAGACCAGCTAATCAGGCCGAATTAGAGGGTCGTAGCTCTGGAAGCATGGAATGGAGACTACAACGGGGCGAACAAAAGCTCAACacgttttatattttcattccCAACGAGGCTGAGATTCGGACTAAGCAGTTCAATATAAGATATTCCTGCACCAAGGACACCTATCAACGGTTCATTAAGGAACCAAGCAATAGTCAGCTGACGATAGTCGAATCGATCAAAAACTGGCAATCGTGTCAGTTTACTAGTGAAAATATTTTCCGAAAGGAAGAACACGACTGGAAAATGGTGTATTTAGCTCGCACCGAAGGAACCGCCGAGGCATTTATAAGttggaaatttgatttttcaatccaAGGCATGAAGGTCAAAAACGTACAGCTTAAGTTGGGTACACAAATCTACGAGGGCGCTAAGATAGACATAGCATATCTGAAAGAGGATG GTACAAGGGTATCATCTCTACAGGAGCTTGCAGGTGTTGGAAAATTTACCATTCGGGCTCACTTGAGTGGCGGGAAAATGTGGCAACATGCACAAATCTTTCGTCAAGGTAAGTACGACGACGGTTATCCGTTCGAGCTCAATGTACAGTTCATGTAA